In Cydia splendana chromosome 3, ilCydSple1.2, whole genome shotgun sequence, one DNA window encodes the following:
- the LOC134806850 gene encoding eukaryotic translation initiation factor 3 subunit M, protein MQGPAVFMDISLEDQAQELRKYFKSLGAEISEEKSPKGIEDDLHKIVGVCDVCFKEPNEADIEAILNSIVSIMVSIPLERGENLILAFSQRLTKAPGPKLGMVALQSLWRLYNNLEANSPLRYHVYYHVIELAARVGSVQEVFTGVEQLRKEFATCPPSNEQMQKLYRLLHSVLKDSNSELASKVMIELLGTYTDENASSARDDAIKCIVTALADPNTFLLDPLLALKPVRFLEKDPIHDLLTIFVSEKLAKYQEFYNNHKEFVHSQGLNHEQNIKKMRILSFMQMAETNPVITFDEIISELQIEEKDVEAFIIQVLKTKLVRARMDQAARTVLVSATMHRTFGPAQWRQLRAVLAAWRTNVHAAHDSMKSVATAQLELAQQQQQQKA, encoded by the exons ATGCAGGGGCCCGCAGTGTTTATGGATATATCATTGGAAGATCAG GCTCAAGAACTTCGTAAATACTTCAAGAGCCTCGGCGCAGAGATCTCCGAGGAGAAGTCCCCTAAGGGCATAGAAGATGATTTACACAAAATTGTTGGAGTATGTGATGTTTGTTTCAAGGAACCCAATGAAGCTGATATTGAAGCTATTCTAAACAGTATTGTCTCTATTATGGTGTCG ATCCCATTGGAGAGGGGTGAAAACCTCATTCTGGCATTCAGTCAAAGACTCACAAAGGCACCAGGTCCAAAGCTGGGAATGGTTGCTCTGCAATC CCTCTGGCGGCTATACAACAACTTGGAAGCCAACTCCCCCCTGCGCTACCACGTGTACTACCACGTAATCGAGCTGGCAGCGCGCGTGGGCTCGGTGCAGGAGGTGTTCACGGGCGTGGAGCAGCTACGCAAGGAGTTTGCGACCTGCCCACCCTCCAATGAGCAGATGCAGAAACTGTATCGGTTGCTGCACTCTGTGCTTAAGGACAGTAACAG TGAGCTGGCTTCAAAAGTGATGATCGAGCTGCTCGGCACGTACACGGACGAGAACGCGTCGTCGGCGCGCGATGACGCCATCAAGTGCATCGTGACGGCGCTGGCCGACCCCAACACCTTCCTGCTGGACCCGCTGCTCGCGCTCAAGCCCGTGCGCTTCCTCGAGAAAGACCCCATCCACGACCTGCTCACCATCTTCGTCTCCGAGAAGCTCGCCAAATACCAGGAGTTTTACAACAACCATAAGGAATTTGTGCACTCACAGG GTCTGAACCATGAGCAGAACATCAAGAAGATGCGGATATTGTCCTTCATGCAGATGGCGGAGACCAACCCCGTGATCACGTTCGATGAGATCATCTCAGAGCTTCAGATTGAAGAGAAGGATGTCGAGGCTTTCATCATTCAGG TGCTGAAGACGAAGCTGGTGCGCGCGCGCATGGACCAGGCGGCGCGGACGGTGCTGGTGTCGGCCACCATGCACCGCACGTTCGGGCCGGCGCAGTGGCGGCAGCTGCGCGCCGTGCTGGCCGCCTGGCGCACCAACGTGCACGCCGCGCACGACTCCATGAAGAGCGTCGCCACCGCGCAGCTCGAGCTcgcgcagcagcagcagcagcagaaGGCTTAG
- the LOC134806561 gene encoding elongator complex protein 4, with amino-acid sequence MASFYKAVESRSSINGTKLKNNVPYVSSGIPSLDHVIGGGLPTGAIFVVEEDVLGNYSRVLNKYFLSEGVVCKHDLFIASADDDPQEFVKELPQACAAPREDEASVTASDVNKMKIAWRYEGLKEVESSFGDKTNFGHHFDLSRHLDAETIKNSNITYWNIKDSGAGIKGLKNDIYFKLLTNIKEVLSRDTYKVSSKENSNILRINIQSLGSPPWMCLDCEEEGDAHMFGQDLLKFVYCLRVLLRGTTGVAFITSPAHLFDNDSLTKRLLYSVDNAVRIESFAGSSKETNPVYKDYQGLFHLTKLSTVHSITPFVPPSLDLAFKLRRKKFNIEKLHLPPELEETSEREQDDITANPQIACGGFKKKDIEF; translated from the exons ATGGCTAGTTTTTACAAAGCAGTCGAATCCCGCTCCAGTATAAATGGaacaaagttaaaaaataatgtaccaTATGTATCATCGGGAATTCCATCTCTGGACCATGttatag gTGGTGGTTTACCAACCGGAGCCATTTTTGTTGTGG AGGAAGATGTGCTAGGTAATTACAGCAGAGTCCTGAACAAGTATTTCCTATCTGAAGGTGTTGTATGCAAACATGATCTATTTATTGCCTCTGCAGATGATGACCCCCAAGAATTT GTAAAGGAATTGCCGCAGGCATGTGCAGCTCCTCGTGAGGATGAAGCAAGTGTAACAGCAAGTGATGTCAATAAAATGAAGATAGCCTGGAGGTATGAGGGCCTCAAAGAGGTTGAATCATCGTTTGGTGACAAAACTAACTTTGGACATCATTTTGATCTGAGTCGACACCTGGACGCTGAAACTATTAAGAATAGTAATATAACTTATTGGAATATCAAGGACAGTGGTGCTGGCATAAAAG GGCTCAAGAATGATATTTACTTCAAACTACTAACCAATATAAAAGAGGTTTTATCAAGAGACACCTACAAAGTATCAAGCAAAGAGAACAGTAATATTTTAAGAATCAACATTCAGTCTCTGGGCTCGCCTCCGTGGATGTGTCTGGATTGTGAGGAGGAGGGAGATGCACATATGTTTGGGCAGGATCTCCTGAAGTTTGTCTACTGCCTAAGAGTGCTGCTTAGAGGTACTACTGGTGTTGCCTTCATCACTAGTCCAGCACATCTGTTTGAT AATGACTCTCTAACAAAAAGGCTGCTCTATTCAGTGGATAATGCAGTAAGAATTGAATCCTTTGCCGGTTCCTCCAAAGAGACCAATCCTGTTTATAAAGATTACCAAGGCTTgttccacttgacgaaattgaGTACAGTACATTCAATTACGCCGTTTGTGCCTCCAAGCCTTGACTTGGCATTCAAATTAAGAAGGAAAAAGTTTAACATTGAGAAACTGCACTTGCCGCCAG AATTGGAAGAAACCAGTGAAAGGGAACAGGATGACATCACTGCTAATCCTCAAATTGCATGTGGAGGATTTAAGAAAAAAGATATAgagttttaa
- the LOC134806737 gene encoding SUN domain-containing protein 1-like: MNGHDERPYPARASRARYANPVTPFRVFVCVSLSTLVGLHIYAYLWGPHEISTSISDVKYFVMQLSREISQVHRKHERLQSEVERVSSALPVVAAAAGRAKEALRPSPANSQLSLADYDRQMGDFALESAGARVLDTGDTEGYFHYDGPVSWALHEITAWACHECQAARAVIQPGTLPGQCWAFKGDRGQVVIRLLATVHITGLSLEHIPPHIDPTREILSAPRQFQLEGLKSRVDASPHDFGVFEYNKKGNPIQYFDVTWPTPQGFNIVRFKVLSNWGHPVYTCVYRVRVHGDLLPGQAPRSHVTVQEEARIDNG; encoded by the exons ATGAATGGCCATGACGAGCGTCCATATCCCGCCAGAGCTTCACGAGCCCGGTATGCCAACCCTGTCACGCCGTTCAGGGTGTTCGTATGCGTGAGTCTGTCGACGCTGGTCGGGCTGCATATATATGCGTATCTGTGGGGGCCGCACGAGATCTCGACCAGCATTTCGGACGTCAAGTACTTTGTGATGCAACTGTCTAGAGAAATATCACAG GTACATCGAAAACACGAGCGCCTGCAATCAGAGGTAGAGCGCGTGTCTTCAGCGTTGCCGGTcgtcgcggcggcggcggggcgcgcCAAGGAGGCATTGAGACCGTCGCCCGCCAACAGCCAGCTCAGCCTGGCCGACTACGACCGACAG ATGGGTGATTTCGCGCTGGAGTCGGCGGGTGCGCGCGTTCTGGACACCGGAGATACCGAGGGTTACTTCCACTACGATGGGCCCGTCAGCTGGGCGCTGCACGAGATCACCGCCTGGGCGTGCCACGAGTGCCAG GCGGCGCGTGCAGTCATTCAGCCAGGGACGTTGCCGGGCCAATGCTGGGCTTTCAAGGGAGATCGAGGCCAGGTCGTCATCAGGCTGCTCGCCACCGTCCACATCACGGGCCTCAGCCTCGAGCACATACCTCCGCATATTGACCCTACCAG GGAAATACTATCAGCACCTCGCCAGTTTCAACTAGAAGGGCTAAAGTCCCGTGTGGACGCGTCGCCTCACGACTTCGGTGTTTTCGAATACAACAAGAAGGGTAATCCTATCCAGTACTTCGACGTAACTTGGCCAACGCCGCAAGGGTTCAACATTGTACGGTTTAAGGTGCTATCCAACTGGGGGCACCCGGTGTACACATGCGTGTACCGCGTCAGGGTGCATGGGGACCTCCTGCCCGGACAGGCGCCGCGGAGCCATGTGACTGTCCAGGAGGAGGCAAGGATCGATAACGGATGA